The proteins below come from a single Gossypium raimondii isolate GPD5lz chromosome 2, ASM2569854v1, whole genome shotgun sequence genomic window:
- the LOC105787391 gene encoding WUSCHEL-related homeobox 13: MMIMEWDQQQENQSQNQREDSVNLNVNNGVMYVKVMTDEQLETLRKQIAVYASICEQLVEMHKNLTAQQDLTGGRLGNLYCDPLMTSGGHKISARQRWTPTAVQLQILERIFDEGTGTPSKQKIKEITSELSQHGPISETNVYNWFQNRRARSKRKQVMVASSSNNNNNHNNAGESEVETEVESPRTKPENLLLVSEGQGQHHDVCFQNPEITSQLQFLGVGDDHMCQLKEWGEAAFMTKHGRVSE; encoded by the exons ATGATGATAATGGAATGGGATCAACAGCAAGAGAACCAAAGCCAAAACCAGAGAGAAGATAGTGTGAATCTCAATGTGAACAATGGAGTAATGTATGTGAAGGTGATGACAGATGAGCAGTTGGAGACTCTCCGGAAGCAAATTGCTGTTTATGCCTCTATCTGTGAGCAACTTGTTGAGATGCACAAGAATCTCACTGCCCAGCAAGATCTTACAG GTGGGAGACTGGGAAATCTGTATTGTGACCCATTAATGACATCGGGCGGGCACAAAATAAGTGCGAGACAACGGTGGACACCAACCGCTGTGCAACTTCAAATACTGGAACGTATATTTGATGAAGGAACTGGAACTCCAAGCAAGCAAAAGATCAAAGAGATAACCTCAGAACTAAGTCAGCATGGCCCCATTTCTGAAACCAATGTGTATAACTGGTTTCAAAACAGACGAGCTAGGTCTAAAAGGAAACAAGTAATGGTTGCATCCTCCagtaataacaacaataatcataataatgCAGGTGAATCAGAGGTAGAGACAGAAGTTGAGTCACCAAGGACAAAACCAGAGAATCTTCTGCTTGTATCAGAGGGTCAGGGTCAACATCATGATGTGTGCTTTCAGAACCCAGAGATAACTTCTCAACTGCAGTTCTTGGGTGTAGGAGATGACCATATGTGTCAGCTAAAAGAATGGGGGGAAGCTGCATTTATGACCAAGCATGGCAGGGTGAGTGAGTGA
- the LOC105787394 gene encoding uncharacterized protein LOC105787394 isoform X1 — MGGFFHFFEFNHSNMARKILAHKRHVGGLEAPRNSLELQLENSQNYCAVDDLPCSYEVEEDWAAKNYCRTEASMKKLINEEMSKQSNTRQNTPSIVARLMGMDALPLDSKPIVVPSVEKKNDHQQRGKNAKGSDVYLSSNSNYSKKMDVDSVYGSRDRDAERWSTGQEFGKPRPCEHPQEEELQKFKKEFEAWQAARLRECSKVVDVGSISMAQEKLSKEKMAHYSGSERAKHEKPLESKRFAVKENMYEMGLHRRHKSEPFTAEQKESRSRCTNKDFQLPSMIHYNEKVDAAPTRIVILKPGPDRIYDHEESWTSSSGTLDERASIEDFLEEVRERLKLELQGKTLKRSSVIRGSGIETPFNEKPSDPRQIAKHIAEQVKENVSKDLKMNLVRSESTKSYRSSVQFNGPGSPEFINKDTRTFLSERLKNVQKQETQLDIPIVSTGRCRLPVFENGRDRLKQIEDFPKSGNEQSYWEIVKDEQEMQTRSFRHGDDVGLLNRESSTRNLIRSLSAPVSGTSFGKLLLEDRHILTGAQIRRKHEGIENVQVDVEKRKREKFNLKEKVSNIKYGLTLRRRLFGRKIQSMVDTYGAYDGPVKDILSGPTVINFSERHENSTEVPPSPASVCSSTNEEFWRQVDYPSPISTPDVTLGEENAVQQVFKEISSNLNELRRQLNELESDGVDDISIEKESTESEMGDIDDQAEGYVRDLLVASGLYGGSCDKSLSRWDPLAKPIGDAVFEQVEESYRKSGKENDENDKKVDRKVLLDLLNEALSTILGPPVTLSRFRRKLVGSSILPPPRGRKLLNSVWEIIQTNLYPPNDRCYYSLDSMVARDLGSTPWSSLMDEETNVLVREVECYIIGNLVEEIVKDMH, encoded by the exons GTCTAGAAGCACCGCGAAATAGCTTGGAGTTGCAACTAGAAAATTCTCAGAACTACTGCGCTGTAGATGATCTGCCG TGCTCTTATGAAGTTGAAGAAGACTGGGCAGCAAAGAACTATTGTCGAACTGAGGCTTCAATGAAGAAACTGATTAATGAGGAGATGTCCAAACAATCTAACACCAGACAAAATACACCTAGTATTGTTGCCCGGCTTATGGGAATGGATGCATTGCCTTTAGATTCAAAACCTATAGTAGTTCCATCagttgagaaaaagaatgatcATCAGCAAAGGGGAAAAAATGCAAAGGGTTCAGATGTCTATTTATCTTCTAACTCAAATTACTCGAAGAAAATGGATGTTGACTCAGTTTATGGTAGTCGAGACAGAGATGCAGAGAGATGGAGCACCGGCCAGGAGTTTGGAAAGCCAAGGCCTTGTGAACATCCTCAGGAGGAAGAATTGCAAAAATTTAAGAAAGAATTTGAGGCATGGCAAGCAGCCAGGCTTAGAGAATGTTCAAAGGTTGTTGATGTTGGAAGCATTTCTATGGCTCAAGAGAAACTGAGCAAGGAAAAGATGGCACATTATTCAGGTTCTGAAAGAGCAAAGCATGAGAAGCCTTTGGAATCTAAGAGGTTTGcagtaaaagaaaatatgtatgAGATGGGTTTGCATCGCAGACATAAATCAGAACCTTTTACAGCTGAGCAAAAAGAATCAAGAAGTCGATGCACAAATAAGGATTTTCAGCTACCTTCTATGATACATTATAATGAGAAAGTCGATGCTGCTCCAACAAGGATAGTGATCTTAAAGCCCGGTCCTGATAGGATATATGACCATGAAGAATCATGGACCAGTTCCTCTGGCACTTTAGATGAAAGAGCTAGTATAGAAGATTTCCTTGAGGAGGTAAGGGAACGACTAAAACTAGAACTGCAAGGTAAAACTCTTAAAAGGAGTTCTGTGATCAGAGGAAGTGGAATCGAAACCCCTTTCAATGAAAAGCCATCTGATCCAAGACAAATTGCTAAGCATATAGCAGAACAGGTCAAGGAAAATGTTAGTAAGGATcttaaaatgaatttagttcGATCAGAATCAACTAAATCATATAGAAGTTCAGTTCAGTTCAATGGACCAGGCTCCCCAGAGTTCATCAACAAAGATACAAGAACATTCTTGTCAGAGAGACTAAAGAATGTTCAAAAGCAAGAAACACAGTTGGATATACCAATTGTTTCCACTGGTAGATGTAGATTGCCTGTGTTTGAGAATGGAAGGGACAGGCTAAAGCAAATAGAAGATTTCCCTAAGTCTGGAAATGAGCAGAGCTACTGGGAAATTGTTAAAGATGAACAAGAAATGCAAACCAGATCTTTCAGGCATGGAGATGATGTTGGGTTGCTAAATAGGGAATCGTCCACAAGAAATCTGATTAGGTCTTTGTCAGCACCAGTCTCGGGAACATCATTTGGGAAGCTGCTTTTAGAGGACCGCCATATTTTAACTGGTGCTCAGATTAGGAGGAAGCATGAAGGCATTGAGAATGTACAAGTGGATGTTGAAAAAAGGAAGAGAGAAAAGTTCAATTTGAAAGAGAAAGTTTCTAATATCAAGTATGGTTTGACACTTCGACGGAGGCTATTTGGCAGGAAGATTCAGTCAATGGTGGACACATATGGGGCCTATGATGGTCCTGTAAAAGATATATTGAGTGGACCAACAGTTATAAACTTCAGCGAGAGGCAT GAGAATTCTACTGAGGTGCCTCCTAGCCCAGCATCTGTTTGCAGCagcacaaatgaagaattttgGAGGCAAGTGGATTATCCCAGCCCGATATCAACACCTGATGTGACTTTAGGAGAAGAAAATGCAGTACAACAGGTTTTCAAAGAGATCAGTTCTAATTTGAATG AGTTGAGGAGGCAACTTAATGAACTCGAGTCTGATGGAGTGGATGACATATCAATTGAAAAGGAGTCTACTGAATCAGAAATGGGGGATATAGATGACCAAGCAGAAGGCTATGTTAGGGACCTGCTTGTTGCTTCTGGTTTATATGGTGGATCATGTGACAAATCCTTATCTAGATGGGACCCGTTAGCGAAGCCTATCGGTGATGCTGTCTTTGAACAAGTGGAAGAATCATATAGAAAATCGGGCAAGGAAAATGATGAGAATGATAAGAAGGTAGATCGAAAGGTGTTGCTCGATTTGTTGAATGAAGCACTCTCAACCATACTTGGGCCACCAGTAACCCTGTCTCGGTTCAGGAGAAAGCTTGTTGGTTCCTCCATATTGCCGCCTCCACGAGGAAGGAAGTTATTGAATTCAGTGTGGGAAATTATCCAAACCAATTTATATCCTCCAAATGATAGATGCTACTACTCGCTCGATAGCATGGTGGCCCGGGATCTAGGTTCAACCCCTTGGTCTAGCTTGATGGATGAAGAAACTAATGTTTTGGTAAGAGAGGTGGAATGCTACATTATAGGCAACCTGGTTGAGGAAATTGTGAAGGACATGCATTAA
- the LOC105787394 gene encoding uncharacterized protein LOC105787394 isoform X2 — MKKLINEEMSKQSNTRQNTPSIVARLMGMDALPLDSKPIVVPSVEKKNDHQQRGKNAKGSDVYLSSNSNYSKKMDVDSVYGSRDRDAERWSTGQEFGKPRPCEHPQEEELQKFKKEFEAWQAARLRECSKVVDVGSISMAQEKLSKEKMAHYSGSERAKHEKPLESKRFAVKENMYEMGLHRRHKSEPFTAEQKESRSRCTNKDFQLPSMIHYNEKVDAAPTRIVILKPGPDRIYDHEESWTSSSGTLDERASIEDFLEEVRERLKLELQGKTLKRSSVIRGSGIETPFNEKPSDPRQIAKHIAEQVKENVSKDLKMNLVRSESTKSYRSSVQFNGPGSPEFINKDTRTFLSERLKNVQKQETQLDIPIVSTGRCRLPVFENGRDRLKQIEDFPKSGNEQSYWEIVKDEQEMQTRSFRHGDDVGLLNRESSTRNLIRSLSAPVSGTSFGKLLLEDRHILTGAQIRRKHEGIENVQVDVEKRKREKFNLKEKVSNIKYGLTLRRRLFGRKIQSMVDTYGAYDGPVKDILSGPTVINFSERHENSTEVPPSPASVCSSTNEEFWRQVDYPSPISTPDVTLGEENAVQQVFKEISSNLNELRRQLNELESDGVDDISIEKESTESEMGDIDDQAEGYVRDLLVASGLYGGSCDKSLSRWDPLAKPIGDAVFEQVEESYRKSGKENDENDKKVDRKVLLDLLNEALSTILGPPVTLSRFRRKLVGSSILPPPRGRKLLNSVWEIIQTNLYPPNDRCYYSLDSMVARDLGSTPWSSLMDEETNVLVREVECYIIGNLVEEIVKDMH; from the exons ATGAAGAAACTGATTAATGAGGAGATGTCCAAACAATCTAACACCAGACAAAATACACCTAGTATTGTTGCCCGGCTTATGGGAATGGATGCATTGCCTTTAGATTCAAAACCTATAGTAGTTCCATCagttgagaaaaagaatgatcATCAGCAAAGGGGAAAAAATGCAAAGGGTTCAGATGTCTATTTATCTTCTAACTCAAATTACTCGAAGAAAATGGATGTTGACTCAGTTTATGGTAGTCGAGACAGAGATGCAGAGAGATGGAGCACCGGCCAGGAGTTTGGAAAGCCAAGGCCTTGTGAACATCCTCAGGAGGAAGAATTGCAAAAATTTAAGAAAGAATTTGAGGCATGGCAAGCAGCCAGGCTTAGAGAATGTTCAAAGGTTGTTGATGTTGGAAGCATTTCTATGGCTCAAGAGAAACTGAGCAAGGAAAAGATGGCACATTATTCAGGTTCTGAAAGAGCAAAGCATGAGAAGCCTTTGGAATCTAAGAGGTTTGcagtaaaagaaaatatgtatgAGATGGGTTTGCATCGCAGACATAAATCAGAACCTTTTACAGCTGAGCAAAAAGAATCAAGAAGTCGATGCACAAATAAGGATTTTCAGCTACCTTCTATGATACATTATAATGAGAAAGTCGATGCTGCTCCAACAAGGATAGTGATCTTAAAGCCCGGTCCTGATAGGATATATGACCATGAAGAATCATGGACCAGTTCCTCTGGCACTTTAGATGAAAGAGCTAGTATAGAAGATTTCCTTGAGGAGGTAAGGGAACGACTAAAACTAGAACTGCAAGGTAAAACTCTTAAAAGGAGTTCTGTGATCAGAGGAAGTGGAATCGAAACCCCTTTCAATGAAAAGCCATCTGATCCAAGACAAATTGCTAAGCATATAGCAGAACAGGTCAAGGAAAATGTTAGTAAGGATcttaaaatgaatttagttcGATCAGAATCAACTAAATCATATAGAAGTTCAGTTCAGTTCAATGGACCAGGCTCCCCAGAGTTCATCAACAAAGATACAAGAACATTCTTGTCAGAGAGACTAAAGAATGTTCAAAAGCAAGAAACACAGTTGGATATACCAATTGTTTCCACTGGTAGATGTAGATTGCCTGTGTTTGAGAATGGAAGGGACAGGCTAAAGCAAATAGAAGATTTCCCTAAGTCTGGAAATGAGCAGAGCTACTGGGAAATTGTTAAAGATGAACAAGAAATGCAAACCAGATCTTTCAGGCATGGAGATGATGTTGGGTTGCTAAATAGGGAATCGTCCACAAGAAATCTGATTAGGTCTTTGTCAGCACCAGTCTCGGGAACATCATTTGGGAAGCTGCTTTTAGAGGACCGCCATATTTTAACTGGTGCTCAGATTAGGAGGAAGCATGAAGGCATTGAGAATGTACAAGTGGATGTTGAAAAAAGGAAGAGAGAAAAGTTCAATTTGAAAGAGAAAGTTTCTAATATCAAGTATGGTTTGACACTTCGACGGAGGCTATTTGGCAGGAAGATTCAGTCAATGGTGGACACATATGGGGCCTATGATGGTCCTGTAAAAGATATATTGAGTGGACCAACAGTTATAAACTTCAGCGAGAGGCAT GAGAATTCTACTGAGGTGCCTCCTAGCCCAGCATCTGTTTGCAGCagcacaaatgaagaattttgGAGGCAAGTGGATTATCCCAGCCCGATATCAACACCTGATGTGACTTTAGGAGAAGAAAATGCAGTACAACAGGTTTTCAAAGAGATCAGTTCTAATTTGAATG AGTTGAGGAGGCAACTTAATGAACTCGAGTCTGATGGAGTGGATGACATATCAATTGAAAAGGAGTCTACTGAATCAGAAATGGGGGATATAGATGACCAAGCAGAAGGCTATGTTAGGGACCTGCTTGTTGCTTCTGGTTTATATGGTGGATCATGTGACAAATCCTTATCTAGATGGGACCCGTTAGCGAAGCCTATCGGTGATGCTGTCTTTGAACAAGTGGAAGAATCATATAGAAAATCGGGCAAGGAAAATGATGAGAATGATAAGAAGGTAGATCGAAAGGTGTTGCTCGATTTGTTGAATGAAGCACTCTCAACCATACTTGGGCCACCAGTAACCCTGTCTCGGTTCAGGAGAAAGCTTGTTGGTTCCTCCATATTGCCGCCTCCACGAGGAAGGAAGTTATTGAATTCAGTGTGGGAAATTATCCAAACCAATTTATATCCTCCAAATGATAGATGCTACTACTCGCTCGATAGCATGGTGGCCCGGGATCTAGGTTCAACCCCTTGGTCTAGCTTGATGGATGAAGAAACTAATGTTTTGGTAAGAGAGGTGGAATGCTACATTATAGGCAACCTGGTTGAGGAAATTGTGAAGGACATGCATTAA